In Mucilaginibacter sp. KACC 22063, the genomic stretch AGAAAAATGATTCGGGCAAGCTGGCCTATTTTGAGGCGGGGCTTGTTTACATGTATCCTATGCTTGATGTATTAGGAGATGCGGGGGTAAAAATGGATGTTACTGATAGCGAAGGCAAAAACATTTTGCATGTGATCTGCGAAAAATTGGTACACCGTAAAACCATACCGGGTGCTGTAGAAGCAGCTACCAAAACAGTGCGCGTACTACTGGAAAAAGGTGGCATTGATACAGAAGACAAAGATGTTTATGGCACTACTCCCCTTGCCTATGCTCAGCGTAGCGGTGTAAAAGAAATTGCCGCTTTACTATCAGGCGATGAAAGCGATACCACAACCGGCGGAATGACTGTCCACGAGGCGGTATTGAACAGTGATCCGGAGGCTTTAGAAGCCATTATCAAAAACGGGGCTGATCTTAATGAATTATCTGATCAACACCGTCGTACTCCTTTGATGCTTGCCTGTGAATATCCATCAGAACCATTGGTAAAATTACTTACAGCAGGCGGTGCCGATGTAAACTATCGTACGGGTACCGGTGAAACCGCTGTTTATTACCTGCTTACCAAAGGCATTAGCAACTTTGGCAGAGGCATGAGCCGCGACCTGAAAGATATCATTAAAATATTGCGTACACTGATAAACAATGGCCTTGATATTGATGCGTTGATCACTAATGAAGGCGACACAGCTATTAACGTGATTTGCCAGGCGGGATACATGGCTGATATGAATACCCAGCTTGCAGAAGAGCTGATTGATGCCGGTTGCGATATCAATAAGCCTAACTATGCAGGCAAAACACCGCTAATGTCATTTGCACAAAAAGGCAACGAGCCTAAATATGGCATAGCCGAATTACTGCTTGATAATGATGCGGATACCACTTTTGCAGATAATGCCGGCAACACCGCTTTAATGTACGCGGCTGCAAACAGCGACCAGATGTCGGCCAAAAAGCTATTGTCATTGATACTGGATAATGACAAATCAACTATTGAAAAAGTAAATAATGCCGGGCAAACAGCTATGGATATTGCCATACAAAATGGCAATGAGGCAGCTGTTAAGCAAATACTGGCTTAATATGATCTACTATGGATAACATGTTTTTAAATGCGTGTAAAAACGCACAAAAAGGGATTGTACAAGCCTTCCTGAAAAAGGGTGGCATTAACGTTGACAAGCGCGACAGCCTTGGTAACAGCCCTTTATACTACGTTTGCTCAAAGGGAGCAAAAGATATTGCTAAGATGTTGATAGACGCCGGAGCCGATGTAAACCTTGCCAATAATGTAAGTGAAGTGCCTTTACATTGTGCAGCACGTATAGGCAGCAAAGAACTGATCAAATTATTGCTTGATGCCGGAGCTGATATCAATACAAGCAACAACTTTGGGCAAACAGCTATTTTTTACGCAGTGCTTTCAGGCAAAACGGAAACTGCCTTGTATCTGATTTCATCAGGTGCCGATACTACGTTGAAAGATAACTCGGGATATACTATCCTTGATCATGCTACGGCTAACGGTATGCGCGAATTAGTCGTTGCGCTATCAGATGGTGATACAACACTTAAAAAAGACGATTACGGCAATACCCCATTGCACCAGGCAGTTTATAATAATCAAAGCGAAACCGTAATATCACTTTTAAAGAACGAAGATATTAATGTAAACGAGCTGAACAATGATGGTGTAAGTCCGCTGATACTGGCAGTTAATAACTCGAATGCGCACCTTGTTGAGCTACTTATTAAAGCCGGTGCAGATGTTAATCAGCACGTACTTAGCGGTAATTCTGCTCTGCACTATGCAGCCGGAATGGGCAACCTGCATTTGGGCAAAACCTTGCTTAAAGCCGGTGCAGAAATAAACTCAAGAAACAGCTATAGCGAAACACCATTATTAGTAGCAGCACAATGCGGTTTTAACGACTTTACAGCTTTGCTTTTAGAAAATGGCGCTGATCCAAACGCGGTTGATAACGATGGTCGCAGCCCTATGGATTTTGCCAGCGAACGCGGCTATACAGAAATACTGGAACAGCTTATCGGTGCCGGAGCAGGCGAATAATACTCGAAACCTAAAACGAATCACAAACAAAAAAGGGAAGGTTGGTAAAATTTACCAGCCTTCCCTTTTTAATGATGATCAGAAAGATTATTGCAGATCAAAACGGTCAAGGTTCATTACCTTGGTCCACGCTGCTACAAAGTCTTCTATAAATTTACGACCGTTATCGGCCTGTGCATAAACTTCCGCAATAGCGCGTAGTTCTGCATGCGAACCAAATACAAGGTCGGCACGGGTAGCAGACCATTTGAACGCTCCTGTTTTACGGTCGTGCCCCTGGAATATTTCCTGACTTTCATCAGCCGCTTTCCAGGCAGTACCCATATCTAATAAGTTCACAAAGAAATCATTGGTCAGCTGACCTGGCCTGTTAGTGAAAACACCATAAGGTGAGCCATCATAATTTGCATTTAAAGCACGCAAACCGCCAACCAGTACAGTTAGTTCAGGTGCTGTTAATGTCAGCAGGTTAGCTTTGTCTACTAACAATTCCTCGGTACGTACCCTTGCTTTGGTTTTACGATAGTTACGGAAACCATCTGCCTGTGGCTCTAAGTAATGGAATGATTCCACATCAGTCTGCTCTTGTGAAGCATCCATACGTCCCGGGGTAAACGGTACGCTGATCTCCTGACCTGCATCTTTAGCTGCTTTCTCAACTGCTGCATTTCCTGCAAGCACAATCAGGTCGGCAATTGATATTTTTTTGTCAGTATGTGCGTTGTTGAATTCATTTTGGATACCAGTAAGTACGCTAAGCACATGCTGCAATTGAACAGGGTTATTTACTGCCCAGTCTTTTTGCGGAGCAAGGCGAATACGTGCACCATTAACACCACCACGTTTGTCACCACCACGGAAGGTAGAAGCAGAAGCCCATGCAGTAGAAACCAGTTGTGAAACTGTTAAACCCGACGTTAAAATTTTATCTTTCAATACACGTGCATCGCTTTCGTCAATTAACACATGGTCAACTGCCGGAATAGGATCTTGCCATATTAAAACCTCAGCAGGCACATCCGGTCCTAAGTAACGCTCGCGCGGACCCATATCACGGTGAGTTAGTTTGAACCATGCACGTGCAAAGGCATCAGCAAACTGATCTGGATTTTCATAAAAACGGCGTGAGATTTTTTCATATTCAGGATCAAAACGCAGCGACAAGTCTGTGGTAAGCATAGTCGGCAAGTGCTTTTTAGCGCCATCATATGCATCTGGAATTACAGCTTCGGCATTTTTAGCAACCCACTGATGTGCGCCACCCGGGCTTTTAGTTAGTTCCCACTCATATTTAAACAGGTGATCGAAATAATCATTACTCCATTGGGTTGGCGTTTTGGTCCAGGTTACTTCTAATCCGCTGGTGATTGTATCGGCACCCTTACCACTACCATAGCTGTTTTGCCAGCCGAAACCCTGTTGTTCTATTCCTGCTGCTTCCGGTTCGTCGCCTACATTGTCAGAAGGTGCGGCACCGTGCGTTTTACCAAATGTGTGTCCACCTGCAATAAGCGCAACAGTTTCTTCATCATTCATAGCCATACGGCCAAAAGTATCACGAATATCTTTGGCAGCAAGTACTGGGTCAGGGTTGCCGTCCGGGCCTTCAGGGTTTACATAGATTAACCCCATTTGAGTTGCACCAAGCGGTTTCTCTAAGTTACGTGAATGTACGTCGCCATCTGCGTTATCGTCAGATACCAGCACACCTGGTTTTTCAACACCATCAGAACCATGCGCATAGCGCTCATCACCACCTAACCAGGTTGTTTCAGATCCCCAGTATACAGACTCGTCTGCTTCCCAAACATCTTCGCGGCCACCGGCAAAACCAAAGGTTTTAAAACCCATTGATTCCAATGCCACGTTACCTGTTAAAACAATAAGGTCTGCCCATGAAATTTTGTTGCCATATTTTTGTTTGATAGGCCATAACAACCTGCGAGCTTTATCAAGACTCACGTTATCCGGCCAGCTGTTAAGTGGTGCAAAACGTTGCTGCCCTTGTCCGGCGCCGCCACGGCCGTCAGTAATTCGGTAAGTACCGGCACTGTGCCATGCCATACGGATAAACAAACCACCGTAATGACCAAAATCTGCAGGCCACCAATCTTGCGAATCGGTCATCAACGCGTGCAAGTCCTGTTTCACCGCTTCAAGGTCAAGGCTTTTAAAAGCCTCTGCGTAATTAAAATTTGTATTTAGCGGATTTGATACCGGCGAATGCTGGCGCAAAATATTTAAACGAAGTTGATTTGGCCACCAGTCGCGGTTTTTAGTACCGCCACTGTGATTCGGGGTTTTCTCGTTGTTTAATGTGCCATTGTGAAAAGGGCATTTGCTGATATCACTCGAATTATTTTCCATAACGTATTGAGGTTTATATTACCAAATGTATGAAAGAGGGTATGTGAATAAAAATAATATATATTGATAGATAATAGATTATCTCTATACTTCTATTGGCTGTTATAATATAAATCAGATTAAAGACATAGGATGGGCATCTTTTTTCTTTAATCTTTCCTGTTCTTATTGTGCTTACAGCGTTCTGAGCAATATTTTACTTGTTCCCAATCCTTTTCCCATTTTTTTCGTCAGGTAAATGGCCTGCCACAGGCTAAACATATTTTTTGTGGCAAGTGTTGTTTCTTTACGCCGTGCATAATGATTACTTCACGGGTATGCGCTTCTTATTACGGAACACAGGAAACTGCATAGGGCTATGCTGAGGCCTTTCATCGCCAAGTAAGACGCCCCACTGTTTAAACTGCTCAGACCTGTCGAAGATGATCTTTAGTACTGCAATAATAGGAAGCGCCAGGAACATAGCAGATATCCCGCCCATTGTCCCCGCGAGTATAACGCCCACAATAGCTGCCAAAGCATTGATCTTAACCTTTGACCCTACAATACGCGGCATTAAAATATTATTATCTAAAAACTGGACTACAGCTATAGCACCTAAAACAATAAATATCGGCAATATCTCTTGCGATGATGCAAGAGTGATAAGCACCCCTAATATATTCCCTATCAGCGCACCTAAATATGGTATCAGGTTTAAAAAAGCGAATATTACTCCGATAAGCAAAGCATGCTTAATGCCGAAAAAGAATAATATGGCTCCTAACAGTATGGTGATATAAGTGATCTGAATTAAAAGGCCGATCAGGTAACTTTTAATAATACTCTCGCTTGCCTTTAACCCCTCTTCAACAGTGGTATGGTCTTTCTCGTCAAACCACATAAATATAAAGCGCATTAACAGGTTTTTGTATAATAAGATGAGGTAGATGTAAATGGGTATAAGACCAAAAAACAACAACACATTACCTATTGAGCCCACCATGCTGCTTAGTATAGAACCTGCTGAATTAAGCATCTTATTACTTTGTTCGTCAATAAACTTCAGCTGCTCATTAGCCGAATATTTAAATTTTTCGGCAATCCAGGTACTAAGCGCGCCTAAATGCTGTGATACATTTTTTTTGATCTGTGGAAGATCGGCAATTAGCGCCCCTATTTGCGAGGAGAAAAACCATATAATTAAACCTAAGAAGATAAACAGCGCCAGTATGGGTAAAAATATAGCCAATATTTCAGGCGTCTTGAATTTCCTGAAAAAACGCATCACAGGCAATAGCATAAGGCTGATGAAGAACGCCATTAACAATGGCATAATTATGCCCTGGCCTACAATAAAAATAAACCCTATCAGGGCAAGGCCCATCAATTCGATGGAACGCTTTACAGTTACCGGAAGTTCTTTCATAATTTTCATAGGTTTATTGATCAGCTATTCACCGCAGGCTTGTCCCGATTTATTTATGCGTTTCTACGAGCAGTTTGTTTACCTTTTCATATAAATCATCATTGTCAAATGGTTTATACATTACCAGGTCGGCACCATAACTTCCTAAAGATTCCAGCACCTTGGCATAACCCGACAAAATAACCACAGGTATATGAGCAGTAAGCGGATTCTTTTTAATCTGGCTGCAATATTCGCCGCCATTTATACCCGAAAGAATATAGTCCGTAATAATCAGGTCGGGGTTTATTTCCTGCACGGTTTGTACAATATCCGCAGCCTCATTTATAGCTGTAACCCGGTAACCATTATCTGTAAAAATCTCTTTAAGTACTTCTGCTATATCCTCGTTATCCTCAACGATAAGCAAATGTTTTTGTAATATCATGTTATTAAAATCCCAATCGCACCCATCATTAACCATTGTGCTTTGCCAGTTTAACAATAATCAGGTTATAAAGTTGGCTTTTAGTTAAAGTATTACATTTATAAGATATCACTTGCCGGCATAGTTCGGAAAGGAATTACATCAGGCTAACGGTTATTAAAAGCTTACTTTAAATTCGGGATCTTCTGAAATTACATAGTTAAAGGATACATCAACATCTTTATTGCTGTTATCAAAGCCATTAATGCTAATTGGTATAGTAAGACTGGTACTGTAAGGATGCAACATTTCATTATCAAAAACCCTGATCTCTGTAAATAAGTTAAGATGATTATGGGTTTTTGATGCAGGCACGTTAATTGTTACCGGCTTGGGAAGTTCAAACTCGCGGCTGGTTTTATACACAGTTCCTGCATGAATACGTGCGGGTACATAATTTTCATTAAAAAAGCCATTACGCTCTTCTTCCCACCGGGTGAGTACTGCATTAATTGTTATCTCTGCCGGAATTACAATCGCATCGGGATCAAGCTGCGGAATAATGTTATCCATAATAGCCAGTTGCGGTTCTCTTCGTAAACCGTTTAACATGGTTTCTGATAAGAATAAGTCAATATTCTCCTGAACTTGATAAGTAGTTGCATCAGTACAAACAAAATCAATAACGTAATCCTGCAATTGTAAATCATTGTACAATTGCTTCGCAGCTTCCAGCGAAAAAGGATTAATATCTAAAAAAATAAACTTTACCTGTTCAGAAGTGAACATGGATGTAAGCGGGGTTAATAAAGTAGCGTAAGGCCCGCAACCTGCATAAAGTATAGTTACTGGCACATCTTTTTTTTGCTCAAGCAATTGAGTGATTGCTTTAAAGATGCCTTTTAGAAACCTTCGTGTGCGTTCAATTTCCATAAGGCAATGAGCGGCCTTTATGGTTGAAATTGCTTTACCGGTAGGAAGCATAATATCATCATCATTAATGTCTCCGGCTTTTACACCTGTAGACTTTGCAAATACACTGTGCAGTTGCTTAAGCGCATCAGTTATATGCAAATAATTATCATCAAAAAGCAGTGTTTGCGTTGCTGATGAAATAATCTGACGAGGTTCTTGAATATTAAAGGACATGATAAGATTTATTGATATGGCTTAAATATCTGCAGATTTTTGTGTTTATCAAGTGAAATGCCAAATTAATTCCACCAGACATTATGAGCAGGAGCCTTTACGGCTCCTTGCTCATAATAATAGAATAGTTGAAGTAACTATAGTTACAGTGCTTTTATAGGGCTGCCCGTCCAGGATGTGGAAGCCGCTAATTTTTCGCCTTTCATTACCAGCGACAGTGGTTGGAGGGAAA encodes the following:
- a CDS encoding response regulator, with translation MILQKHLLIVEDNEDIAEVLKEIFTDNGYRVTAINEAADIVQTVQEINPDLIITDYILSGINGGEYCSQIKKNPLTAHIPVVILSGYAKVLESLGSYGADLVMYKPFDNDDLYEKVNKLLVETHK
- a CDS encoding ankyrin repeat domain-containing protein — protein: MNTEYNQIRDTYQRNMFAGANEKADVLALYRALPDLNMTGDYEENLYHLAARYADAAAVNFLKEAGIRPVADKYGNTPLHTLASSRFDTNSPELEATATKINETAKALLDAGVNPKKKNDSGKLAYFEAGLVYMYPMLDVLGDAGVKMDVTDSEGKNILHVICEKLVHRKTIPGAVEAATKTVRVLLEKGGIDTEDKDVYGTTPLAYAQRSGVKEIAALLSGDESDTTTGGMTVHEAVLNSDPEALEAIIKNGADLNELSDQHRRTPLMLACEYPSEPLVKLLTAGGADVNYRTGTGETAVYYLLTKGISNFGRGMSRDLKDIIKILRTLINNGLDIDALITNEGDTAINVICQAGYMADMNTQLAEELIDAGCDINKPNYAGKTPLMSFAQKGNEPKYGIAELLLDNDADTTFADNAGNTALMYAAANSDQMSAKKLLSLILDNDKSTIEKVNNAGQTAMDIAIQNGNEAAVKQILA
- a CDS encoding ankyrin repeat domain-containing protein, with protein sequence MDNMFLNACKNAQKGIVQAFLKKGGINVDKRDSLGNSPLYYVCSKGAKDIAKMLIDAGADVNLANNVSEVPLHCAARIGSKELIKLLLDAGADINTSNNFGQTAIFYAVLSGKTETALYLISSGADTTLKDNSGYTILDHATANGMRELVVALSDGDTTLKKDDYGNTPLHQAVYNNQSETVISLLKNEDINVNELNNDGVSPLILAVNNSNAHLVELLIKAGADVNQHVLSGNSALHYAAGMGNLHLGKTLLKAGAEINSRNSYSETPLLVAAQCGFNDFTALLLENGADPNAVDNDGRSPMDFASERGYTEILEQLIGAGAGE
- a CDS encoding AI-2E family transporter; the encoded protein is MKELPVTVKRSIELMGLALIGFIFIVGQGIIMPLLMAFFISLMLLPVMRFFRKFKTPEILAIFLPILALFIFLGLIIWFFSSQIGALIADLPQIKKNVSQHLGALSTWIAEKFKYSANEQLKFIDEQSNKMLNSAGSILSSMVGSIGNVLLFFGLIPIYIYLILLYKNLLMRFIFMWFDEKDHTTVEEGLKASESIIKSYLIGLLIQITYITILLGAILFFFGIKHALLIGVIFAFLNLIPYLGALIGNILGVLITLASSQEILPIFIVLGAIAVVQFLDNNILMPRIVGSKVKINALAAIVGVILAGTMGGISAMFLALPIIAVLKIIFDRSEQFKQWGVLLGDERPQHSPMQFPVFRNKKRIPVK
- the katG gene encoding catalase/peroxidase HPI — protein: MENNSSDISKCPFHNGTLNNEKTPNHSGGTKNRDWWPNQLRLNILRQHSPVSNPLNTNFNYAEAFKSLDLEAVKQDLHALMTDSQDWWPADFGHYGGLFIRMAWHSAGTYRITDGRGGAGQGQQRFAPLNSWPDNVSLDKARRLLWPIKQKYGNKISWADLIVLTGNVALESMGFKTFGFAGGREDVWEADESVYWGSETTWLGGDERYAHGSDGVEKPGVLVSDDNADGDVHSRNLEKPLGATQMGLIYVNPEGPDGNPDPVLAAKDIRDTFGRMAMNDEETVALIAGGHTFGKTHGAAPSDNVGDEPEAAGIEQQGFGWQNSYGSGKGADTITSGLEVTWTKTPTQWSNDYFDHLFKYEWELTKSPGGAHQWVAKNAEAVIPDAYDGAKKHLPTMLTTDLSLRFDPEYEKISRRFYENPDQFADAFARAWFKLTHRDMGPRERYLGPDVPAEVLIWQDPIPAVDHVLIDESDARVLKDKILTSGLTVSQLVSTAWASASTFRGGDKRGGVNGARIRLAPQKDWAVNNPVQLQHVLSVLTGIQNEFNNAHTDKKISIADLIVLAGNAAVEKAAKDAGQEISVPFTPGRMDASQEQTDVESFHYLEPQADGFRNYRKTKARVRTEELLVDKANLLTLTAPELTVLVGGLRALNANYDGSPYGVFTNRPGQLTNDFFVNLLDMGTAWKAADESQEIFQGHDRKTGAFKWSATRADLVFGSHAELRAIAEVYAQADNGRKFIEDFVAAWTKVMNLDRFDLQ